Proteins found in one Calditrichota bacterium genomic segment:
- a CDS encoding MurR/RpiR family transcriptional regulator has protein sequence MADLTSYKKLILKNFDHLTRNQKKIAQFLIDHPEEIALSSIDTIADKLGVGKATVVRLAQSLGYKGFLELKTELTNRLRNDLKPSNKLKAALQNSHLRSEFLTTIASDEIQNIQETLHSLDQAAFDKAVAILKEAPHIYAMGLGISSYLSQIAAYFLNKLSLKAKAFSHGSLSFHEQILSLQENDALIGISLPPYSIETINAAEVARSRGAKVISITDKLVSPITRFSDVVFPVKTHNIVFINSIGAIFVIIYALATGLGLSDKEFALKALAQFENAQSEFGFDVHKDFFAKS, from the coding sequence ATGGCTGATTTAACTTCTTACAAAAAATTGATCCTCAAAAACTTTGATCATCTCACTCGAAATCAGAAAAAAATTGCTCAATTTCTGATAGATCATCCCGAAGAAATAGCTCTGTCATCTATTGATACGATTGCAGATAAATTGGGCGTAGGCAAGGCCACTGTCGTGCGGCTGGCGCAATCGCTCGGTTACAAAGGATTTCTTGAGCTAAAAACAGAGCTCACAAATCGCCTGCGCAATGATCTCAAGCCTTCCAATAAACTTAAAGCCGCATTGCAAAACTCTCATCTCCGGTCCGAATTTCTGACGACAATTGCCAGCGATGAAATCCAGAATATTCAGGAAACACTGCACTCCCTCGATCAGGCGGCATTTGATAAGGCAGTGGCCATTTTGAAAGAAGCGCCTCACATCTACGCCATGGGATTAGGGATATCATCGTACCTTTCTCAGATCGCTGCCTATTTTTTGAATAAATTGTCGTTAAAAGCCAAAGCTTTCAGTCACGGTAGTTTGAGCTTCCACGAACAAATACTTTCTTTACAAGAAAACGACGCCTTAATCGGCATCAGTCTCCCTCCTTATTCAATTGAAACCATAAATGCCGCCGAAGTCGCTCGATCTCGCGGGGCAAAAGTCATTTCCATCACCGACAAACTCGTATCTCCCATTACGCGGTTTTCAGACGTTGTTTTCCCTGTTAAAACCCACAACATTGTGTTTATCAATTCAATCGGCGCAATTTTTGTCATTATTTACGCTCTGGCTACTGGGCTGGGTTTGAGCGACAAAGAATTTGCTCTCAAAGCGTTGGCGCAATTTGAAAATGCTCAATCGGAGTTTGGTTTTGATGTACATAAAGATTTTTTTGCAAAATCATGA
- a CDS encoding YbjQ family protein: protein MLITTQDEFADYQITKTLGLVRGNTIRARHVGKDILAGLRMLVGGEITEYTKMLAESREQSLDRMIKEAEDLGADAIVCVRFTTSAVMQASAELLAYGTAVKIKPKK from the coding sequence ATGCTGATTACAACGCAAGATGAGTTTGCCGATTACCAAATCACGAAAACGCTGGGTTTGGTTCGCGGAAATACCATTCGCGCGCGTCATGTTGGAAAAGACATTCTGGCTGGACTGAGAATGCTCGTTGGCGGAGAAATTACCGAGTACACGAAAATGCTGGCGGAATCCCGGGAGCAATCACTGGATCGTATGATCAAAGAAGCCGAAGATTTGGGCGCTGACGCCATCGTTTGCGTCAGATTTACCACGTCCGCTGTCATGCAAGCATCGGCTGAACTGTTGGCTTATGGCACAGCGGTCAAAATAAAACCGAAGAAATAA